The Nicotiana tabacum cultivar K326 chromosome 1, ASM71507v2, whole genome shotgun sequence genome segment gtgcgcacctttagcgaccagatttggcaTTTTTAGCGATGGACATTAGGCTTTTAGTGACCAGATTAGTGTTTTTATTGGGGAGTTTTTTTTATAAactcatttcaacatttttggaGCTAGGGAACTCGGATTTGTGCGATTTTTGGAgcattttcaccatatggattggggtaagtgtttcctaCTCGGTtttcattatatttcatgattccatgatTATTTTCATCATATAAGTGAATAAAATAGAAGATAAcgggatttttgaaaaatctttcaaaaacaaaaaatgaagatttgaagggcgatccgttatcggaatttgataattttggtatgggtgttcggatttcataaaaattctgTCGGGTTCCAAGATGCGCGCCCCGCATTGACTTTCGAGTTGACTTTTAGTCTTAAATTTAAAGTTGACGTTTTATTATCggaaattatttccgatgaatttatGTAATTAATTTGGCTATAtatgagccgtccggaggtcatttcacgcgagaaggctattttggaatatcggcctaactccgTAAAGTTAAGTATACTGCCTAACCTTGAATGagaaaattaccccttaggcattgagtcatTGATAtgtggggattttgactatgCCTTTTAGCTTTCATTTTAGACCAAAAACGCGGAATTGTGTttccgaaaactgatgaaatgtgcttaattgcaggaatattgaaatatgagctcccaagatgaaattcaactcaagaaagagtaatctgaactcaaggaaaAAAATTGGCAAAAAagctcagaagtgcggaccgcagaatatcatcAGTGGCAGCAGGTGTAAAGAAATTCCCATCAAAGAAATGTGCaaagtgcggtccacacattaTATGTGCGGCTGCAGAAACTCGGTGAGAAAAAGTTTAGAGAACCTGCATCTCAAGTCCAacaaaagtgcggaccacacaattattgtgcggccgtagaagaaaAGCTACGCGGCCACAAACAttattatgcggaccgcagaaagagaGCAGTGCGGTCACAGTTTAGAATTATGCGGCCCTAAAATTCCAATCCAagctgaagcaaagtgcggaccgcacatggagtTGTGCGGCTGTAGAACCTCCGAAAAGGGAATTTTTGTTCGAAAATTCCAACCTTGTATAGATAAAAAAGTTTCACTTTTTTAGATCAAATTTTGACATCAGCTACTACAGTAGAcagtttcttttactctttttagtagtttttgctattttgagctttttgaacattgatttcatcattaattatcaatatgagtttaattatcatttcttcttctacttcttctaatttaagcatgagtagctagattttcactagggttgtgactcaaccctagagTGTAATCTTAATGGGTATTTAacttattgcttgtttatggttgagtgtttattatttagccttgttcttgcttttaattgtagaattaatggttgaaaTATTAGTTCATGactttttgacttggtctttacttgagaaagagagacttagtctaggaaaacttgactaacaagaaattgggtcaatcgagagattgataagtccaattaaagggttgaacctagagatagtaaaacccgactagagatttttatcaaccgttttgttcaatacccagttggacttgagaaagctaaatttggcaaaatcactctctgaccgtgaggtattgagtgggtacttgtgtgttgatagctataatacaccccgtccaataaaacaagctttaaagtttacaactcattaggaaaacacctaggtgaaggtcatagccctaggccttttatatcatttgaaaaacaacataAACAATTTCCTAATTCATTTCTAGGTTTGCAATCTTAGTTTATATTAGACCTAGAAACAATCCAAGTCtgtggaagtgtaaattgagACAGTTTAAGCTCATACACTATAATATACACCCCTAACTCCCATTCATAGCTCCAtgtggaaaatcgaccccgacttcTTGTTGGATATTACTACTGCATCGACCGTATCATAACCTtaaatagaggtgtgacttgaACGAGATTCATTTTTGGCACCGTTACCGAGAGCTAAAAAAATGGATTTaactatatatttggttttgtgtgtgaattgtcttcttttccttccgtgtttgATTTTTGTGAATCAATTGTAGGTGCAACAATGGCTCTCATATGTAtattgttataatatatatttcgataCAGTATtagtatttcattttaaaatattaaataccatatctaataccaatttttttaaaatttaaaccaaataccatacggAATACCAAATAACAAAATTTTCGACTTGGATACCAAATTATGTACAACCATATTTAGAAGTCTTGTGGGGGTGGTTAAAGGAAAGCCAATAAATTTTCTCTTGTAAAGTTTTACCAATgttggaattgggaataaattttCCCTCCTTATCCACTTTATCTCTCTACAAGAAACAGCAACAATGGCGTCTTCTTCTTTATCATCACTATTCCCATCTTTCTCCGCATTCTCCTCTTCTAAACCTTCAATTCTCTCACTCACACATCCTTTTACTAAAACTTGTAAGACATCTGGACCAATAGTGAAGGCCCAGACTCTAGAATTTTCGGGATCTTTCTTTGAAGGTGGATTCGGAGGCGGAGATGATGAGCCACCAGCAACTACACCTTGGTCTGGGATTTCAGCCGTTGAAGATAAAGAGGAGCCGCAGTGTCCTCCTGGGTTACGCCCTTATGAAACTATGGCGGTTTTGAGACCCGACATGTCTGAAGATGAGAGACTTGCTCTTACCCAGAAATACGAAGAGGTATGAATTATGAATTTATGCAATTTtttatactccctccgtcccCAATTTATGTgagaatatttgactgaaaaatGAGAAGTTAAAGTTAGACTTTTTCTAGATATAAAATGTTACTTTtggacagactaaaaaggaaagagcGTTCATATAAACTAGTTGATTTTCGTTTGTAAATTTTGAGTTTGCAATTGCTGATTTTTTACTATTTGAGCGTGAGAGTCGTAGAAGTTCAGAGTGCTAAACATTTATCTGTTGAATCTAATACTGCATCTTTCACAATTTGTTTGCAGTTTATGCTTATTTACAGTCAATTTGTTGACTGACTTTTTGAGATAAAAATGAGCTAGGCTAATTCATTTTCCTATAATTAAAATTGGAAAAATGACACTatatagccgctctcaaaataataaccaaaaatatatatagtttttgtGTATATGTACATTCTATATGTTATattcaaaaattatacaaattttatacacttttttcggctaccaaatgtaaataatttctgacgcgggctaaaagtgataataccccattAAAATTTGGATGCCGAAAACTGCACGAGAAGTATTATAAGTTGCACTTCTCTTCGTATCCAAATGATGAAAAATTGTTTCTTGATATGTTTGTTGAAGTTAATGAATAAGAAGTGAAGAGTGCCACACATTAGGACAGATGGAGTAAGTATTTTGAAGTTAAGCTGCCTATTTTGTCATTTGATACGCTTCAGCTGGTTTCCATGTGAATTAAGAAATGATTCAAATGGAGATAATTTGTACTCATTTGGAATAGGAAGATGGCTAGGGACAACAAATCGAGGAAGAAAAATAGTTGTTATTCGGTTTGCATTCATAATGAAAAGATTAGTTACGGTGAAAATGTAGCCATGTAGAGAGCGTAATTATTCCCTTGTATACGACTCTCAATCTTGCTTACTCTTCTCTTCAGTTCTTATTTCTCTTGGCTACAAAatcctctattttatttttcattgtgAAAGGGTGGAAGCATGAAACCAAAAGAAGTTTTGAGCTTTGCAATTGATAATTTAAGCACAGGAGTATTAGAGAATACACTTCCATTTCCTCCGTCTAATAATCTGAGCTGTTGATCCAATAAAACTCTTAGAACTGCGGTGCATAATTTCATATTTCACCATAACTTAAGCTGGCATAGATATGATCCGAGTAACGAAGAAAATTATTTCTTGGCTTCTGCTACATTTTCATTATTCTTTTTCCCATGGAATGACTTTgcttttaatcttttttttttttccatctGTTGCTTGAGTCCAAATAGATGTAAGATATTTCCGCGCACAGGCACAAAACTTGATGTAGGTGGATGGCTCTAAGTTTCTTTGTAGTAGCTAGATATTGTGTTATACTTTCATTCAGAGGCAATTCAGGATTCAAACTCTATAGGTTCATCCTCTAAGGTTCTTAGCATTGAACCCattgtatttttataattatgggttcATTATGAGTTCATATCTGCAATTTGTTGAAATTTCAGTGGATTTTTTCACATATTTTATGCTTCGCGTTGAAAGTACTGGGTTCAGATGAACCCGCTGCTGCAACATTGCATCCGCCCCTTGCTAATCACTGTGGCCTGCAGTAAGTCAAGCATGCCTAGGAAAGAGGTTTTCTTAGAATTCTCCCCTTTTCTTATAATGTTCTTAATACTCTACCTCTTACCAGTGGCATTTAGTGGTTTAACGAAATTATCATCACCTTCAACATATGCAACTACTTTGTGATTTTCTATGATTTTTGGCTAGTACCGGTAAATCGTTATGTTTTGCCTTAGTTTGATCATTGATTGGGTAATCAAGATATTAGGTGGTTgagttaaaaaaataaagaaaaagaagaaaagatggaGAAGCAAAACAGTTACAGAGGGAGAGATGATTTTCTTTAACCACTGAATCTGCAACCTTTAACCACTATGTTTCCAATGGAAAAGCTATGATTTGTTGGCTCTCCAAGTCTCCATTACCCCACACAACTCGCTGTCTCCACCTGCACAAACTATTGCCGACTTTAAACCTTTTTTGCATCCTTTGAACTCAAAGTAGCtcttttttcactttcttttttagTTCCATTTCTGTCTAACAAGAATATTTTATTCCTTTTGTGATTAATTTTTAACCAGGTTCAGTATCTCTGAGTCTCTGGTTGCTCAATTTCATGCCCTTCCTGAGCCATTAACTGATTAGACATACTAAGAAAAGCTAACCATAGAATTATGTCTTCTAATTTAAGGGACAAGTTCCTAAATATTAACTTTGTTAACTTGAGAAATCTGTACAGTGTTATTGCTCGGATTTTCACCTGAAGCTACAAACAATATGTATATTCTTATTGCAGTGTTAATGCTTCAACTTGTCCTGGAGTAAGTAATTTTCATGTAATTGTTTGCGTTATAGATTCATTGCAACTGTTTTATGGAGTTACATCAAGTTCCGACACTATCTCCCTTCAATTTCAGTTGCACACAATACTGGCTATTTCATGAATGATGATGCAACTATTAAGTCTTTAAGTCTTTAGACCAAGTGTTTTCATAAGTCCTCCAATGtcgttttgcttttctttctgttGGGCAGTTGCTGGTTGCTGGTGGTGGTATGTATGTCGAGGTCTTCAATCGAGGGGTTATTCCACTTGCATACAGcattaggaaaaaaaataaagctgGAGAGACAAATACATACTTGGACGGTATCTACCTCCTGTTCACCTATTTTACCAAACCTGAATCCATTGCAGCCCTTGAGGCAACAATGGTGGCTGATGATGATGTTATCCGATCATCCACTTTCAAGATTAGGAAAAGGAAATACTAGTTTAAttagtttgtttaatttgtaTTTTTTCAGCTGTAAAAGACAATTACAGGGGGGAGGCAGGTTTTCCTCATCTCATCTCTCCTATGTTTTAGTCTTTTTCAAAGCAAAACAGTACCTTTTTgtaatatattatttatattactGGAGTTGCCATTACATTCTGCTTTAATATCCTCCAATTTGGCTGAACTATAATAGTAGAGCATTATTGAGCACTTGATAGTCCTGTGTaactcctggaaacagcctctctgccctttggggtaggggtaaggtctgcgtacatactaccctccccagaccccactggtgggattatactgggatgttgttgttgttgttgttgttgatagtCCTGTGTAAAGATGATTATTGATTTTTACTTTTCTTGAGTCTTTGGTTGTCAGGTCAGATTACAATTTCTCTTTATTATAGAATTTAAAACCACTTGTGTTTTAACCATGGTGTCGAGGTCAACTGTGTGCTCCTCGATTAATTTCACAGGGCATAGGGGTatggtctgcgtacactctacccttccaagaccctactagtgggattttactgggtgtGTTGTTGTAATTGGACACTTTTTGAACTTTGTTTATGAGCCCAAGTTGACTGTTGGTACTGAAGGAAGTTGAGAAACagtattcttttctttttgttgatGCCCTTTTGCCCTATCTAAACGAGTTTTTGACCAATATTGTTCCTTATCTTTGAGGATATGTCTATTTTGGTCCCTCGAATATAAccctgagcatatttagtcccttaagtatgctaaagtgaAGCACCTTTAGGCTCACTGACATAATGTGTTCAAAAACTAACAGTGGTAAccaactctgattcatgaagcaaatcttctgctctgaagcaaaacttttttctccttttattggataacgcaaattatcactttaattcctcatttttagataatgtcttctaaaattttgaccttgaaGATATCCCCGTCTATACCAattttcaatgagaaaatgacactgtataaccgttgtaaaaataatagccgaaaaaatatactccctccgttccaatttatgtgaacctatttgactgagcacggagtttaagaaaaattgaagacttttgaaatttgtggtcctaaacaagtcaaaaaggggcccagggtatttgtatggttataaaagcttctcattaaaggtaaaattgtaagttaagctaaattgttaccaaatttagaaagatgtcattctttttggaacggtccaaaaaggaaataggttcacataaactggaacagagggagtataaaatttgtatattattttgtatatatacgttttgtatgttaatatacaataattatacaaattttatatactttttcgcctattagatgtaaatagtttctggcgcggggtaaaaataataatataatctGGTTATTTGTTTGCTTCAATAATATGCCTAGAAGTAACCTTAGCagcactatttttttttctttcaaattttaacttttctttttgaaaaaatcaaCCGAAATTATTAAAAGTAAAAGTTTCAACGTTAAAATCTTAAATTTACCAGTTTTGTACTATTAGTGGGTGTttgtttataaaatattttcGATAAGCAAATTAAAAAGACGATGAATGCCGAAACCAACCCCGTAATTGATCTTGGACAGATTCTTTTAGTGAGACTAAAagtgctccactttagcatacttaagggactaaatatgctcaaGGTTATATTTGAGGAATCAAAATACACCTACCCAcaaagataagggacaatattgATCAAAAACTCTATCTAAACTGCCATGGCTTCCAAAAGTAGGACTAACCATTTTGTGGGTTGTGATTTAGACATTTGGTTCAAATTTTTGTGCTGATTGCTTTAAGACAAGTGTGTTGGCTTCCACCAGAACATCCAATCATAAAATAGTCAGTATATTGTTGATTTGTAAGAATTTTTTCCAAAGTCAGGCTACTTTATAGTAGATAAGTttaattttctttgatttcttttgCTTTATGGGAAATCTTGAGAACCAAGATTTAATGGTGTCATTTGAAGATGATCTCAATGTCCACTTTGAGAGGgggaaaataatgaaaatctTCTCCATCCCACAAACAATAGTAGAACTTTATTCCAAGATATGCTTGAAAATCATGAGAAAGTAGATATTCATAATTTGTTTGTGTCTAAATTTTGATGGATAGAGTCCCGATACTTGTGTGATGTAGATAATAGATATTCGGCAAAATTTGTATTGTAAAGGTAGCAGAtactaaaagaaataattgagatGCGCGCAACTTGACACTGTGATGTCAAGAAAAAGGAGAGCTAGTAGGTTTGACATAATAGTGTCAGGTGTTTGCCATAATTATATTATcatatttggtttttctatttgttgaaggaaagagcaatataattaccttaattgagttttcctttttgtagaaggaaattataattctcctatacttggctagtcctttttcttgtaggaaaaagtttggagttctataaattgaaggttcgtccttctcattcagtagcatccacaatgtagccataggggATTGAGAGTAGtatttagggggagaacttttcgggacaagtgttagtgcgtcacttgtgtttgcctcttcgtgaggttgttctctcgatgttttgtactcttttttatatagtggattgctcatctccgcggtggacgtaggtcagttgaccgaaccacgttaaatgtttgtgtctcttttggtatatttctcctttgttgtatgatttatcgtcgCTCAAGGTTTGCTTAGATAGCTTTCGTATGACACCTGATTTTTACGTTTCTAACAAATAGTGCATATTGAAGATATTTCTTAACaattattttgttatttaaatTAGTTAATCTAAGTGATCACCCCGTCATCGGCGGCTAGTGCTCACCCTGACCAGGAAACAAGATTTTGCACTAATGCATGTTTGCTCTTCATATACAAGTCTTCTAACAATTGGTAAACTTGTCTTCATTTGAAAAGTTGAATCACTTTATGAGCACATGATTAAATTGAGATAGTATTTTTTTTATCCTTTGGCTGACTTAAAGGTCAATCTCTAATGACTGCTagtttcttctttgtttctttttcgaCTGTTGTTCGGGTCAATTTAAGCATAGTTCGATTATTCTATCGAGTACCCTACATCCAACCAATACAGTTACAGAGTAACTCCGTCCATCGAAACTTTAAAAATTACCTTGTATTCTTTGTCTCTGTTACAAAATAAAACCTAATCTCCATGATTTTCGTCCCACTTTATTGACCTGGCTACACCCTTGGATACCTCTTACACTGCTACTTAGCACAAGCCATGAGCTAGACCATAGGAAATATTAGTCGATATACCCTAAAATACCCTAAAATGGAATTGTTTTGTTCTCTTCTTGGCTAGGAAAATTATAATAATTACAATAAAAAAATTGGAAACTCTGCTCATGCGAGCTTGAAGAACATTGTCAATTCCAAGCTGACATAAAGATGAGTATTGCAGTAAGTTGACAGCC includes the following:
- the LOC107813387 gene encoding small ribosomal subunit protein bS6c alpha-like translates to MASSSLSSLFPSFSAFSSSKPSILSLTHPFTKTCKTSGPIVKAQTLEFSGSFFEGGFGGGDDEPPATTPWSGISAVEDKEEPQCPPGLRPYETMAVLRPDMSEDERLALTQKYEELLVAGGGMYVEVFNRGVIPLAYSIRKKNKAGETNTYLDGIYLLFTYFTKPESIAALEATMVADDDVIRSSTFKIRKRKY